From one Brevibacterium sp. 'Marine' genomic stretch:
- a CDS encoding LD-carboxypeptidase: MSRQDSAGAVGAGGAAPAEDRVGRPAPSPYLRTAPLAAGDTVRLIAPSGPTDEESLQRAIAQLESWGLTVVPGGNVRGRHPRVTYLAGTDAERRCDLVDAWCDPDTDAVIALRGGFGAMRLLDGIDFDLMRRHMLRRDGRPKLLTGSSDITALHQAWEHHLGVATLFCPMVGNDPFKNSTVVPDEVASWLFQPWGGRELGFPADISAGAAADASADENRSPSDISDAEKSPKATTFLPDTAADDAARPLSRAQTLVPGEAKGRLGGGNLSLIAAGMGSPELSDVRERRERQGPSILMLEDVDEELYRLDNLMVQLVRGGWFTSADAVVLGSWQDCAAVHEVEALMIDYLGGLGVPIVSEMGFGHDPDAPSAPLGVDVTLEAEPGERPRLWVDAPANTTAEGETRS; encoded by the coding sequence ATGAGTAGGCAGGATTCGGCCGGAGCCGTCGGTGCAGGCGGTGCTGCGCCGGCGGAAGACCGCGTGGGACGCCCCGCACCGAGCCCCTATCTTCGCACCGCGCCCCTGGCCGCCGGTGACACCGTCCGACTGATCGCGCCGTCGGGACCCACCGACGAGGAATCACTGCAGCGCGCCATCGCTCAGCTCGAATCCTGGGGTCTCACCGTCGTGCCCGGTGGCAACGTCCGCGGCCGGCACCCGCGGGTGACGTACCTGGCCGGCACCGACGCCGAGCGTCGCTGCGACCTCGTCGATGCCTGGTGCGATCCGGACACGGATGCGGTGATCGCGCTGCGCGGAGGCTTCGGGGCCATGCGGCTGCTCGACGGCATCGACTTCGACCTCATGCGCAGGCATATGCTGCGCCGGGACGGACGCCCCAAACTGCTCACCGGGTCCTCGGACATCACCGCCCTTCACCAGGCATGGGAGCACCACCTCGGGGTCGCCACTCTGTTCTGCCCGATGGTCGGCAACGACCCGTTCAAGAACTCGACGGTCGTCCCGGACGAGGTCGCCTCGTGGCTGTTCCAACCGTGGGGCGGCCGCGAACTCGGCTTCCCCGCTGATATCTCGGCGGGGGCTGCCGCTGACGCCTCGGCGGACGAAAATAGGTCACCATCGGACATTTCAGACGCAGAAAAGTCTCCGAAAGCGACCACCTTTCTGCCGGACACCGCTGCGGACGATGCGGCACGCCCGCTCAGCCGGGCTCAGACGTTGGTCCCGGGGGAGGCGAAGGGCCGCCTCGGCGGGGGAAACCTCAGTCTCATCGCCGCTGGGATGGGCAGTCCCGAGCTCAGCGACGTGCGGGAACGACGCGAGCGGCAGGGCCCGAGCATCCTCATGCTCGAAGACGTCGACGAGGAACTGTATCGGCTCGACAATCTCATGGTGCAGCTGGTCCGCGGCGGATGGTTCACCTCGGCAGATGCGGTGGTGCTCGGGTCGTGGCAGGACTGCGCGGCCGTCCACGAGGTGGAGGCGCTGATGATCGACTACCTCGGCGGACTGGGGGTACCGATCGTGTCGGAGATGGGGTTCGGCCACGATCCCGATGCCCCGAGTGCCCCGCTCGGTGTCGATGTCACCCTCGAGGCCGAGCCCGGGGAGCGGCCGCGACTGTGGGTGGATGCGCCGGCGAATACGACAGCAGAAGGAGAGACTCGATCATGA
- a CDS encoding DUF3870 domain-containing protein — protein sequence MSDTIYLTGEAKAPSNNPITSQFGLFYVAFEIAPDTHRILDVDCTATLALTRNFIRSLFVDADITDPGRLIERIQRRYHGSSQKALITAVNNAAKKYREVAA from the coding sequence ATGTCCGACACGATCTACCTCACAGGCGAAGCGAAGGCTCCGTCGAACAACCCGATCACCAGCCAGTTCGGGCTGTTCTACGTGGCGTTCGAGATCGCACCGGACACCCACCGAATCCTCGATGTGGACTGCACGGCGACGTTGGCTCTGACCCGGAACTTCATTCGGAGCCTGTTCGTCGATGCCGACATCACGGACCCCGGTCGACTGATCGAGCGCATCCAGCGCCGCTACCACGGATCCTCGCAGAAGGCGCTGATCACAGCTGTGAACAACGCCGCGAAGAAGTATCGCGAGGTCGCCGCCTAG
- a CDS encoding serine hydrolase: MSELRFDGLPGVRFSALAFDVDSGERVFAHNENDELDTASMGKVFLLHTALQMAVDGTLDLEERLHRRPSERVDESGIWYLMEQDDLSIFDVALLIGAFSDNFATNVLIRRVGLANVADQVVDLGYRNSGLHDFLRWPRPAKAPRTLSTGTAAELSDFMARHAKDEFWDESTNEIFRRWLGAGADTSMVASAFDLDPLAHYNYQRDVWVWNKTGTNGTIRADAGIVMTRTRRVAYAVFANWEPGTDRVVDVMPVMREAGDAIHRFL, from the coding sequence ATGAGCGAACTGAGATTCGACGGACTGCCCGGGGTGCGCTTCAGCGCTCTGGCCTTCGACGTCGACAGCGGGGAACGGGTGTTCGCCCACAATGAGAACGACGAACTCGACACCGCCAGCATGGGCAAGGTCTTCCTGCTCCACACTGCCCTGCAGATGGCGGTGGACGGGACCCTTGACCTGGAGGAGCGACTGCATCGACGGCCGTCGGAGAGGGTCGACGAATCCGGGATCTGGTACCTCATGGAGCAGGACGATCTGAGCATCTTCGACGTCGCTCTGCTCATCGGCGCGTTCAGCGACAACTTCGCCACGAACGTGCTCATCCGCCGGGTCGGACTGGCGAATGTCGCTGATCAGGTGGTCGACCTCGGGTACCGGAACTCGGGTCTGCACGACTTCCTGCGCTGGCCGCGTCCGGCCAAGGCGCCGCGGACCCTGTCGACGGGCACGGCCGCTGAGCTCAGCGATTTCATGGCCCGGCACGCCAAGGACGAGTTCTGGGACGAGTCGACGAACGAGATCTTCCGGCGCTGGTTGGGAGCCGGCGCGGACACCTCGATGGTCGCCTCGGCGTTCGATCTCGACCCGCTCGCTCACTACAACTACCAGCGGGATGTGTGGGTGTGGAACAAGACCGGCACGAACGGGACGATCAGGGCCGATGCCGGGATCGTGATGACGCGGACGCGTCGCGTCGCCTACGCGGTGTTCGCGAACTGGGAGCCGGGCACCGACCGCGTCGTCGACGTCATGCCGGTCATGCGCGAAGCCGGCGACGCGATCCACCGGTTCCTCTGA
- a CDS encoding DUF819 family protein, with protein sequence MITDGFLFISLLLAISAALVVADRSGRFKLFKYVPGFVILYIVAALLNTFGVFDHDGGDITAVGDTLREVMLPAMILLMLFKCDVRQIIKLGPKLLLTFAVTAASIIAGFIISYLILHSSLDPEAWKALGALNASWTGGSANMVAVQEVLQAPENVFGYVLIVDTVLYSFWLLLVFSSVTVSDKFDTWTKADMSKLDFTDTIAAEDEKPMTLPSIFGLIGFALLASALAIRLGELLPEVGAVIDGTAWTILIVSVLGLAIGSTRFGRTAGSNELATILLYLIIGIIASGSDFTSLAEAPLYLVAGIIVLVVHIVIMLIYAKLTRTELFSIAVASTANIGGIASAPVVAGAFNRQLVPVGVLFALMGTFLGTFLGLWSAQILSGLA encoded by the coding sequence GTGATCACGGACGGTTTTCTATTCATCAGCCTGCTCCTGGCGATCTCCGCAGCGCTCGTCGTCGCGGACCGGAGCGGACGTTTCAAGCTCTTCAAGTATGTGCCCGGCTTCGTCATCCTCTATATCGTGGCGGCGCTGCTCAACACCTTCGGCGTCTTCGACCATGACGGCGGGGACATCACCGCCGTCGGTGACACCCTGCGCGAGGTGATGCTGCCCGCGATGATCCTGCTCATGCTGTTCAAATGCGATGTTCGGCAGATCATCAAGCTCGGACCGAAGCTGCTGCTCACCTTCGCCGTGACCGCGGCGAGCATCATCGCAGGCTTCATCATCAGCTACCTCATCCTGCACTCCAGCCTCGACCCCGAGGCGTGGAAGGCCCTCGGCGCCCTCAACGCCTCCTGGACGGGAGGTTCGGCGAACATGGTTGCGGTGCAGGAGGTCCTCCAAGCGCCCGAGAACGTGTTCGGCTACGTCCTCATCGTCGACACGGTGCTCTACTCCTTCTGGCTGCTGCTCGTCTTCTCCTCCGTCACCGTCTCCGACAAGTTCGACACGTGGACGAAGGCCGATATGTCGAAGCTCGACTTCACCGACACGATCGCCGCTGAGGACGAGAAGCCGATGACGCTGCCATCGATCTTCGGACTCATCGGATTCGCACTTCTGGCCTCGGCCCTGGCGATCCGCCTCGGCGAACTGCTGCCCGAAGTCGGAGCGGTCATCGACGGCACAGCGTGGACGATCCTCATCGTCAGCGTCCTCGGCCTGGCCATCGGATCGACTCGCTTCGGCAGGACCGCCGGATCCAACGAACTCGCGACGATCCTGCTCTACCTCATCATCGGCATCATCGCCTCCGGCTCGGACTTCACCTCCCTGGCCGAAGCGCCGCTCTACCTGGTGGCGGGAATCATCGTCCTGGTCGTCCACATCGTCATCATGCTCATCTACGCGAAGCTCACCCGCACCGAGCTCTTCAGCATCGCCGTCGCCAGCACCGCGAACATCGGCGGAATCGCCTCGGCACCGGTCGTCGCGGGCGCATTCAACCGGCAGCTCGTCCCCGTCGGCGTGCTGTTCGCGCTCATGGGCACGTTCCTGGGCACGTTCCTCGGCCTGTGGTCGGCGCAGATCCTGTCCGGGCTGGCATGA
- a CDS encoding ABC transporter ATP-binding protein, whose protein sequence is MTDLQFENVSITYRSSSDRGDVVAVQDVSLDLPSGATLGIAGESGSGKSTLIMSALRLLPKSARLDGRVLLGGQDIRELSFGQIRAVRWAQASIVFQGALHSLNPVREVGSQIIEALEHHSKDTWTTPQKRRDRMFELLAEVNLEAAKSSAYPHELSGGQKQRIMIAMALACEPDIIIADEPTTALDVIVQKQILTGLARLVAERGISLLMISHDLAVLSAVCADLAIMRHGRLVEYGPSDDVCLSPQEDYTQQLAGAFPQIGDPESRLNPRTRRPAEVARAEPFTMTDEVVLEAKDLSVSFDTRRGRERAVRGVDLQLKKAEILAVVGQSGSGKTTLARSLLELQEVEAGSQLFFAGKPLPRKAKELRAFRRQVQMILQDPAGSLNPKRSVYEAVVEGLKVQGIKDREYERVVGALAAAELTPAEDYLESIPQELSGGQRQRVVIAGALALDPQVLIADEPVASLDASVRGEILSLFLALKKNLGMSALIITHDLGLAWNIADTVAVMKRGEIVEYGEVEKVLSDPQHEYTQELLAAVPRLGSQSLVRNE, encoded by the coding sequence ATGACCGATCTGCAGTTCGAGAACGTCTCGATCACCTACCGGTCCTCCTCAGACCGCGGGGACGTCGTCGCCGTGCAGGACGTCAGCCTCGACCTGCCCTCCGGGGCCACACTGGGCATCGCCGGGGAGTCCGGGTCGGGGAAATCGACGTTGATCATGTCGGCCCTGCGGCTGCTGCCGAAGTCGGCGCGCCTCGACGGGCGGGTCCTCCTCGGCGGGCAGGACATCCGAGAGCTGAGCTTCGGCCAGATCCGCGCGGTCCGGTGGGCACAGGCCTCGATCGTCTTCCAAGGCGCCCTGCACTCGCTCAACCCCGTCCGCGAGGTCGGGAGTCAGATCATCGAAGCCCTCGAACACCACTCGAAGGACACGTGGACGACTCCGCAGAAGCGCCGGGATCGGATGTTCGAACTCCTCGCCGAGGTCAATCTCGAAGCAGCGAAGTCGAGTGCATACCCGCACGAGCTCTCCGGCGGGCAGAAGCAGCGGATCATGATCGCCATGGCGCTCGCCTGCGAGCCGGATATCATCATCGCCGACGAGCCGACGACGGCCCTGGACGTCATCGTGCAGAAGCAGATCCTGACCGGCCTGGCCCGCCTCGTCGCCGAACGCGGGATCTCCCTGCTGATGATCAGCCACGACCTCGCCGTGCTCTCAGCCGTCTGTGCGGATCTTGCGATCATGCGCCACGGCCGCCTCGTCGAATACGGACCCAGCGACGACGTCTGCCTGTCCCCGCAGGAGGACTACACGCAGCAGCTCGCCGGTGCGTTTCCGCAGATCGGGGACCCCGAATCCCGGTTGAATCCCCGGACGCGGAGGCCCGCCGAGGTGGCCCGGGCCGAACCGTTCACCATGACGGATGAGGTGGTGCTCGAGGCGAAGGACCTCAGCGTCTCCTTCGACACCCGGCGGGGCCGCGAACGTGCGGTGCGCGGGGTGGATCTGCAGCTGAAGAAGGCAGAGATCCTCGCCGTCGTCGGCCAGTCCGGTTCGGGGAAGACGACTCTGGCACGGTCGCTGCTCGAGCTGCAGGAGGTGGAGGCAGGTTCGCAGCTGTTCTTCGCCGGCAAGCCGCTGCCGCGGAAGGCGAAGGAGCTGCGGGCCTTCCGGCGGCAGGTGCAGATGATTCTGCAGGACCCGGCCGGATCGCTCAATCCCAAACGCAGCGTGTATGAAGCCGTGGTCGAAGGCCTGAAGGTGCAGGGGATCAAAGACCGTGAGTACGAGCGGGTCGTCGGTGCCCTCGCAGCCGCCGAACTCACCCCGGCCGAGGACTATCTCGAATCGATTCCACAGGAGCTCTCCGGCGGACAGCGGCAGCGCGTCGTCATCGCCGGTGCCCTGGCGCTCGACCCGCAGGTGCTCATCGCCGATGAGCCTGTGGCGTCGTTGGATGCGTCTGTGCGCGGGGAGATCCTGTCGCTGTTCCTCGCGCTGAAGAAGAACCTCGGCATGAGCGCGCTCATCATCACCCATGATCTCGGCCTGGCCTGGAACATTGCGGACACGGTGGCCGTGATGAAACGAGGGGAGATCGTCGAATACGGTGAGGTCGAGAAGGTGCTGTCCGATCCGCAGCACGAATACACGCAGGAACTGCTCGCAGCGGTTCCCCGACTGGGAAGTCAGAGTCTGGTGAGGAATGAGTAG